From Caldicellulosiruptor hydrothermalis 108, a single genomic window includes:
- a CDS encoding VWA domain-containing protein: protein MRISLERPLILLLIPILGVVIWLLSKRFYKEGLGKKFVVVLRIVIFLLIILALAIPKLTISSDKVATIYLADLSDSNAKNIDKMKDFIQKAIKLKKSNEMQSVVVFGQDTNVEFSLKNNPKFSEFGSVVDTSETNIENAIKFAANLFPKDFQKRLVILTDGKETVGNAKTTIDLLNNNGIDVKVLLLKSEKEKDIQFSSLKIPQKVVKNQEFSVFANINSTYPASAQLKIFRDGSLIFSQKIMLEKGENRFVIKDKLPKEGIYRYQGVIEAEDDEEDKNNFAYAMCQVKKPQKVLVVYQNIDDVKNVRSLLDSYSADYDMVISDNVDFGLDRLMQYSFVVLCNVSKNHLTDKFLNDCERYVKDLGGGLLVIGGENSYALGNYSNSVLEKMLPVKMQLKNKEKERNVAVVLVIDHSGSMGESNLGNINKLEIAKSAAAKMIDHLESSDSVGVIAFDHNFYWASKFGKLKSKNEVIENISGIQIGGGTAIIPPLTEAVNTLRKSKAKDKVIVLLTDGYGEEGGYEYPASIAKRNNIKITTIGVGSSINAPILSWMAAYTSGRFYYVKDASNLIDVFLKEAKIIKGKYIKEKKFVPKVVETNPINSAFSSYPPLYGYIATTKKDIATSLLVSDEDEPILTVWRYGLGKTAAWCSDLNGSWSRDWVMWDKFSKFFSNLFKWLEKGAEDDSFTFDVQKEKGLVVSINGKFKSSATATLKCIYPNGAEKMLKMKRTSPDKFETTAEFMPGNYTFVASVTEDGKTKMSTFLYSINYSDEFRVDFDSSRFEQFIALSNAKVVKNPEDIYKGKLKEVYSQQDLSNFLIILCIFLFLLEIAIRRFALYVQIERLLLKTFNTIKKVKHLKIKMDFSRKDLITKANDTRKPGKKVKLLSKKEKKQDEKDHEILDIKKLRRF from the coding sequence ATGAGAATAAGTCTTGAAAGACCTCTTATTTTATTGTTAATACCCATTTTAGGAGTAGTTATTTGGCTTTTGTCAAAAAGGTTTTATAAAGAAGGCTTAGGGAAAAAGTTTGTTGTTGTTCTGAGGATTGTTATATTCCTTCTTATTATATTAGCACTTGCAATACCAAAGCTTACAATATCATCAGACAAAGTTGCAACTATTTACCTTGCAGACCTTTCTGATAGCAATGCCAAAAACATTGATAAGATGAAAGACTTTATCCAAAAAGCGATAAAGCTAAAAAAATCAAATGAAATGCAGTCTGTGGTTGTGTTTGGACAGGATACTAATGTGGAATTTTCCTTAAAGAATAATCCTAAATTTTCTGAGTTTGGGTCAGTGGTTGATACAAGTGAGACTAACATTGAAAATGCCATAAAGTTTGCAGCAAATTTATTTCCCAAGGACTTTCAAAAAAGACTTGTGATTTTAACAGATGGGAAAGAAACGGTTGGCAATGCAAAGACTACTATTGATTTGCTCAACAACAATGGCATAGATGTGAAAGTTTTGCTTTTGAAAAGTGAAAAGGAAAAAGATATTCAGTTTTCAAGCCTCAAAATTCCCCAAAAAGTGGTTAAAAATCAGGAGTTTTCTGTATTTGCTAATATAAACAGTACATATCCTGCATCTGCTCAGCTCAAAATTTTCAGAGATGGCAGTTTGATTTTTTCTCAAAAAATAATGCTTGAAAAAGGCGAGAACAGGTTTGTGATTAAAGACAAACTGCCCAAAGAAGGTATTTACAGGTATCAGGGTGTAATTGAAGCAGAGGATGATGAGGAGGATAAAAACAACTTTGCATATGCAATGTGTCAGGTCAAAAAACCACAAAAAGTTTTGGTGGTTTACCAGAATATTGATGATGTGAAAAATGTCAGAAGCCTTCTTGATTCATATTCAGCAGATTATGATATGGTAATTAGCGATAATGTAGATTTTGGGCTTGATAGACTTATGCAGTATTCATTTGTGGTTTTGTGTAATGTATCAAAAAACCATTTGACCGACAAATTTTTAAATGATTGCGAAAGGTATGTAAAGGACTTGGGCGGCGGACTTTTGGTGATTGGCGGTGAAAATTCGTACGCACTTGGCAACTATTCAAATTCGGTGCTGGAAAAGATGTTGCCTGTCAAAATGCAGCTTAAAAACAAAGAGAAAGAAAGAAATGTGGCTGTGGTTCTTGTCATTGACCATTCGGGAAGCATGGGCGAAAGTAATTTAGGAAATATAAACAAATTGGAAATTGCCAAAAGCGCTGCTGCAAAGATGATTGACCATCTGGAGAGCTCAGATAGTGTTGGTGTTATTGCCTTTGACCATAACTTCTACTGGGCAAGCAAGTTTGGGAAACTAAAAAGTAAAAATGAGGTTATAGAAAACATCTCCGGAATTCAGATAGGTGGTGGGACAGCTATAATTCCACCACTAACTGAAGCAGTCAATACGCTTAGAAAATCTAAAGCCAAAGACAAAGTGATTGTTCTTCTCACTGACGGATATGGTGAGGAGGGCGGTTATGAATATCCAGCAAGTATTGCTAAAAGAAATAATATAAAGATTACAACAATTGGCGTAGGTTCTTCTATAAATGCGCCAATTTTGAGCTGGATGGCAGCATATACCTCAGGGAGATTTTATTATGTCAAGGATGCTTCAAACCTAATTGATGTGTTTTTGAAAGAGGCAAAGATTATAAAAGGAAAGTATATAAAGGAGAAAAAATTTGTTCCTAAGGTTGTTGAGACAAATCCTATAAACTCTGCCTTTTCTTCATATCCGCCGCTTTATGGTTACATTGCCACAACAAAAAAGGATATTGCAACAAGTCTTCTTGTAAGTGATGAGGATGAGCCTATTTTGACAGTTTGGAGATATGGGCTTGGCAAAACTGCTGCGTGGTGTTCAGACTTAAACGGCAGCTGGTCGCGTGACTGGGTGATGTGGGACAAATTTTCAAAGTTTTTTTCAAATCTTTTCAAATGGCTTGAAAAGGGTGCCGAAGATGACAGTTTTACTTTTGATGTGCAAAAGGAAAAAGGGCTTGTTGTCAGTATAAATGGGAAGTTTAAAAGCAGTGCTACTGCAACTCTAAAGTGCATCTATCCAAATGGTGCAGAGAAGATGTTAAAAATGAAAAGGACTTCACCTGACAAGTTTGAAACAACGGCTGAATTTATGCCGGGGAATTACACCTTTGTTGCTTCTGTGACTGAAGATGGAAAAACAAAAATGTCCACCTTTTTATACTCTATAAATTACTCTGATGAATTTAGAGTGGATTTTGACAGCAGCAGGTTTGAGCAGTTTATTGCACTGTCAAATGCAAAAGTTGTAAAAAATCCTGAAGATATCTATAAGGGTAAACTTAAAGAAGTGTACTCTCAGCAGGATTTGAGTAATTTTCTTATTATTCTTTGCATTTTTCTTTTTCTTTTAGAAATTGCAATCAGGAGATTTGCACTGTATGTTCAGATTGAAAGGTTGTTACTTAAAACATTTAATACTATTAAAAAAGTAAAGCATCTAAAAATTAAAATGGATTTTAGTAGAAAAGATTTAATCACAAAGGCTAATGACACACGTAAACCAGGAAAAAAAGTAAAACTATTATCTAAAAAAGAAAAGAAACAGGATGAAAAAGACCACGAGATATTAGATATAAAAAAGTTGAGAAGATTTTAA
- a CDS encoding ABC transporter ATP-binding protein, with protein sequence MPLLEIEGLTKFYGKKKAVDNLSFSVEEGQIFGFVGPNGAGKTTTMKIMCGLLRADGGCVKINGMDISKNLSKVKSLIGYMPDFFGVYDNLKVNEYLEFFAHAYRIKGTKAQKMIDDLLELVRLTDKKYDFVDSLSRGMKQRLCLARCLIHNPLLLVLDEPASGMDPQSRIEMKEILKNLKDMGKTIIISSHILPELSELCTHVGIINQGRMVAQGDIAQITMLAHGTKRIKVRFVEDFKEALTVFKEFPAVSNVQVIENGYILSFDGDDNDMFLLIKGLIDRGARVCEVGLVEGSLEEAFMKAIQAVEN encoded by the coding sequence ATGCCGCTTTTGGAGATAGAAGGTTTGACAAAGTTTTATGGGAAGAAAAAGGCTGTTGACAATCTTTCTTTTTCGGTTGAAGAAGGTCAAATATTTGGATTTGTTGGTCCAAATGGTGCTGGAAAAACAACAACAATGAAGATTATGTGCGGGCTTTTAAGAGCAGACGGTGGATGTGTTAAAATTAATGGTATGGACATCTCCAAAAACTTAAGCAAAGTAAAGTCGCTAATTGGTTATATGCCTGACTTTTTTGGTGTGTATGACAATCTTAAAGTGAATGAATATTTAGAATTTTTTGCCCACGCATACCGAATAAAAGGTACAAAAGCTCAAAAGATGATAGATGACCTTCTTGAACTTGTCCGCTTGACAGATAAAAAATATGACTTTGTTGACTCCCTTTCGCGTGGTATGAAACAGAGACTGTGCTTAGCACGATGTCTTATTCACAATCCTTTGCTTCTTGTGCTTGATGAACCGGCTTCTGGAATGGACCCACAGTCAAGAATTGAGATGAAAGAGATATTAAAAAACCTAAAAGATATGGGAAAGACGATTATAATAAGTTCACATATCTTACCAGAGCTTTCTGAACTTTGTACACATGTGGGGATAATAAATCAAGGCAGAATGGTTGCTCAGGGGGATATTGCACAAATTACAATGTTAGCTCATGGTACAAAGAGGATAAAGGTAAGGTTTGTAGAAGACTTTAAAGAGGCGCTTACAGTGTTTAAGGAATTTCCTGCTGTATCAAATGTTCAGGTTATAGAAAATGGGTACATTTTGAGTTTTGACGGTGATGATAATGATATGTTCTTGCTTATAAAAGGCTTGATTGACAGGGGAGCAAGAGTATGTGAAGTAGGACTTGTTGAAGGCAGTTTGGAAGAGGCGTTTATGAAAGCAATTCAAGCAGTTGAAAACTGA
- a CDS encoding ABC transporter permease, which produces MQRVNKFLNSIFANPIVTKEIKQRTRSMKFALTLAGWLLLITVFSFIFLKNFAKEFVEVEIYKTNAIGFQTFLIILLTAFFGMLMVILTSQAIAKERENQTLDILLSTTMSNFEIVIGKMIAAAGEVIILFFATFPVYALLYLYGLMKFQDILGMFVYIFVLILFYGSLGLLMSTVLKKSIGATVVVIVVVVVIVLISYISVVALSDVISTLPSQPPRKADLIKLLLTSLSPLFALVEYIFTQIGRSDLFFTYSYKVKGYQVHFLLCLIGTFINIALSSYFLNPLRRGFFRKDTRAKGV; this is translated from the coding sequence TTGCAAAGAGTAAATAAATTTTTAAACTCAATATTTGCAAATCCGATTGTTACAAAGGAGATAAAACAAAGAACAAGAAGCATGAAATTTGCTTTGACGCTGGCAGGATGGCTTTTATTGATAACAGTTTTCAGTTTTATTTTTTTGAAAAACTTTGCCAAGGAGTTCGTTGAGGTTGAAATTTATAAAACTAATGCAATAGGCTTTCAGACATTTTTAATTATCCTTTTAACAGCTTTTTTTGGTATGTTAATGGTTATTTTAACCTCACAGGCGATAGCTAAGGAAAGAGAAAATCAGACTCTTGACATTCTTCTTTCAACTACCATGAGCAACTTTGAAATAGTAATAGGTAAGATGATTGCAGCGGCAGGTGAGGTTATAATTCTATTTTTTGCTACCTTTCCGGTATATGCTTTACTTTATCTTTATGGGCTTATGAAATTTCAAGATATATTGGGCATGTTTGTATATATTTTTGTGTTGATTTTATTTTATGGGTCCTTAGGGCTTTTAATGTCCACAGTACTCAAAAAAAGTATTGGTGCAACAGTAGTGGTAATTGTCGTTGTAGTTGTTATAGTATTAATAAGTTACATTTCAGTAGTAGCTTTGTCAGATGTAATAAGTACTTTACCATCTCAGCCGCCAAGGAAGGCTGATTTGATAAAACTTTTGCTTACCTCTTTGAGCCCTCTTTTTGCGTTGGTAGAATATATATTTACCCAAATTGGAAGAAGCGACTTGTTTTTTACGTATAGTTATAAAGTAAAAGGTTACCAAGTTCACTTTTTGCTTTGTTTGATAGGAACATTTATTAACATAGCTCTAAGTAGTTACTTTTTAAATCCTCTAAGAAGAGGGTTTTTCAGAAAAGATACAAGGGCTAAAGGTGTCTGA
- the gltX gene encoding glutamate--tRNA ligase has product MEVRTRFAPSPTGHLHIGGARTALFNYLFAKRYGGKFILRIEDTDLERSSIESEKVIIESLRWLGIEWDEGVEVGGPYGPYRSTERVDIYKKYVDVLFEKGYAYYCYCTEEELEAQRQELLSKGQMPRYTGKCRNLTDEEKRKLEAEGRKPTVRFKVPEGVKIVVHDLVRGDVEFLSDDIGDFVIVKSDGIPTYNFAVVIDDHLMKISHVIRGEEHLSNTPRQILIYNALGFELPQFAHVSLILGKDRTKMSKRHGSTWVEQYKEQGYLKEGLINFLALLGWSPPEDKEIFDMEYLIENFSLERVSKNPAIFDIDKLNYINSQHIKLKSLDELTQMCIPYFVEAGYIKEDEAQSKFEWLKKIVKSVYEGLDYLSQIKDRVDIFFNNEVKIEEDEAKEVLKWEHVKDLINVFENKVTQLSELTPEAIKLLFKEIQKETGYKGKNLFMPIRVVLTGKTHGPELVEIIEIVGKENILKRLEFFKTWYN; this is encoded by the coding sequence GTGGAAGTAAGAACAAGATTTGCACCAAGCCCAACAGGGCACCTTCACATTGGCGGTGCAAGAACAGCACTTTTCAACTACCTTTTTGCCAAAAGATATGGTGGAAAGTTTATATTAAGGATAGAAGACACAGACTTAGAAAGATCGTCTATTGAGTCCGAAAAGGTTATCATCGAAAGCTTGAGATGGCTTGGGATTGAGTGGGATGAAGGTGTTGAGGTAGGGGGACCTTATGGGCCTTATAGATCAACAGAAAGAGTGGATATTTACAAAAAATATGTTGATGTTCTTTTTGAAAAAGGCTACGCATACTATTGTTACTGCACAGAAGAGGAGCTTGAGGCTCAAAGACAAGAGCTTTTATCAAAAGGTCAGATGCCAAGGTATACAGGAAAGTGCAGAAATCTCACTGATGAAGAAAAGAGAAAGCTTGAGGCAGAAGGAAGAAAACCTACTGTGAGATTTAAAGTGCCAGAAGGTGTGAAAATAGTTGTTCATGATTTGGTAAGAGGCGATGTTGAGTTTTTGAGTGATGACATAGGCGACTTTGTAATTGTCAAATCTGATGGAATTCCCACATATAACTTTGCAGTTGTCATAGATGACCACTTAATGAAGATTTCGCATGTTATAAGAGGTGAAGAGCATCTTTCAAACACTCCGCGACAGATTCTAATTTACAATGCGCTTGGGTTTGAACTTCCGCAGTTTGCTCATGTTTCGCTTATACTTGGAAAAGACAGAACAAAGATGTCAAAGCGCCACGGCTCTACTTGGGTTGAGCAGTACAAAGAGCAAGGGTATTTAAAAGAAGGACTTATAAACTTCTTGGCTCTGCTTGGTTGGTCACCACCAGAGGATAAAGAAATATTTGACATGGAGTATCTAATTGAGAATTTCTCATTAGAAAGAGTTTCCAAAAATCCTGCAATATTTGACATCGATAAGCTAAATTATATAAACTCTCAGCACATTAAACTAAAATCATTGGATGAACTTACCCAGATGTGCATACCGTACTTTGTTGAAGCAGGATATATCAAAGAGGATGAGGCACAGTCCAAATTTGAATGGCTCAAGAAGATAGTAAAATCTGTGTATGAAGGACTGGATTATCTATCTCAGATCAAAGACAGGGTTGATATCTTCTTTAACAATGAAGTCAAAATAGAAGAAGATGAGGCAAAAGAGGTCTTAAAATGGGAGCATGTGAAAGATTTAATAAATGTCTTTGAGAATAAAGTAACTCAGCTCAGTGAATTGACACCTGAAGCTATTAAGCTACTTTTCAAAGAGATTCAAAAAGAGACAGGTTACAAGGGCAAAAACCTATTTATGCCGATAAGAGTTGTGTTGACTGGCAAAACTCACGGACCCGAGCTTGTGGAGATAATAGAGATTGTGGGTAAAGAAAACATACTAAAACGATTGGAATTCTTCAAAACGTGGTATAATTAA
- a CDS encoding BatA domain-containing protein: MRFTQPLYLLFLLSIPVLVVLYMIRPKYKKVVISSTYLWERLKKQKRVSKPAQKLRLSLLLILGILTLAAFSLNLAGPYISITDTKKKVIFAFDVGSTMNCFTHDNKTYLEKSKEIARSILDTLPKGSKVSIVTFSDSIEVLAKDVSPSFAKSSIGKVLPTYYVTNLKESINVISKLFDASRYTLFLFTDKKVKLQDNIQVFEFPKLDDNVSIDNVSLSTFSDGFDAAVEVTNRGIKRASFEIELFADQKLVGAKSMMLLPKQSESVIFEKIKGNYKVVWARINYPDRLREDNIFWTILAPPPTKKKVLYVGKGNFFLEKAFSAFDDVELYKLQDVKNVADGFDIYVFDSVVPKRLPKKGGVIFILQKGKDVSQLLEVSIGNKKDIEGYARFVESTISQNIDGMEFAVQKAISIDDKKFEPVAKVNGKPVISFGVVKNLPTVLIGFAIDDSDLPLKVSFPILITNIKNNFVRGNQPFEKMTFYPGEEIKVFSYTDGKAEIILPNSKREVVNFSTYPLILPKNDRLGVYTLNLSNNTSYKFAVNYPTYALDESEEKKTDATLAFSETGAKTNAKVPYLLKDILLILSLIFLTFEWMVFMNENKS; encoded by the coding sequence ATGAGATTCACACAGCCGCTGTATTTACTGTTTCTTTTGAGCATACCTGTACTTGTTGTGTTGTACATGATAAGACCAAAATATAAAAAGGTGGTTATTTCCAGCACTTATTTGTGGGAAAGGTTAAAAAAACAAAAGAGGGTATCAAAACCAGCACAAAAACTGAGACTAAGCCTTCTTTTAATACTGGGGATTTTAACACTTGCTGCATTTTCACTAAATCTTGCAGGTCCATATATTTCTATTACAGACACCAAAAAGAAGGTCATTTTTGCATTTGATGTGGGTAGCACAATGAACTGCTTTACACATGACAACAAAACCTATCTTGAAAAATCTAAAGAAATTGCAAGAAGTATTTTAGATACACTGCCCAAAGGCTCTAAGGTGAGCATTGTCACATTTTCTGATAGCATTGAGGTTTTGGCAAAAGATGTTTCTCCCTCTTTTGCAAAAAGTTCTATTGGTAAAGTGCTGCCAACCTATTATGTCACAAACTTAAAAGAAAGTATCAATGTTATTTCAAAATTGTTTGATGCCTCAAGATATACTCTCTTTTTGTTTACAGACAAAAAGGTTAAATTGCAGGATAACATACAGGTATTTGAGTTTCCAAAACTAGATGATAATGTTAGCATAGACAATGTATCACTTTCTACTTTCAGCGATGGCTTTGATGCAGCTGTAGAGGTAACAAACAGGGGAATTAAAAGAGCAAGTTTTGAGATTGAGCTTTTTGCAGACCAAAAACTTGTTGGTGCAAAAAGCATGATGCTTTTGCCAAAGCAGTCTGAGAGTGTGATTTTTGAGAAAATAAAAGGGAATTACAAGGTTGTATGGGCAAGGATAAACTATCCTGACCGCTTAAGAGAAGACAATATTTTTTGGACAATTTTAGCCCCACCGCCAACTAAAAAGAAAGTTTTGTATGTTGGCAAAGGAAACTTTTTCTTGGAAAAAGCATTTTCAGCTTTTGATGATGTTGAGCTGTACAAGTTACAAGATGTAAAAAATGTAGCTGATGGCTTTGATATTTATGTATTTGACAGTGTTGTCCCCAAAAGGCTTCCTAAAAAAGGCGGAGTTATATTTATATTACAAAAAGGCAAAGATGTATCTCAACTATTAGAAGTATCAATAGGTAACAAGAAAGACATTGAGGGGTATGCAAGATTTGTGGAGTCTACCATTTCACAGAACATTGATGGAATGGAATTTGCTGTTCAAAAAGCAATCTCAATTGATGATAAAAAGTTTGAACCTGTTGCAAAAGTTAATGGCAAACCAGTTATTTCTTTTGGGGTTGTAAAAAACCTTCCTACAGTATTAATTGGCTTTGCAATTGACGACAGTGACCTTCCGCTGAAAGTCTCTTTTCCCATATTAATAACCAACATCAAAAATAACTTTGTTAGGGGAAACCAGCCATTTGAGAAGATGACATTCTATCCGGGCGAAGAGATAAAAGTTTTTTCATATACAGATGGAAAAGCTGAGATTATTCTACCTAATAGCAAAAGGGAAGTTGTAAATTTTTCTACATACCCTTTGATTCTTCCTAAAAACGACCGGTTGGGAGTTTATACCTTGAATTTAAGTAATAACACAAGCTACAAATTTGCAGTAAATTATCCTACTTATGCTCTGGATGAATCTGAAGAAAAAAAGACAGATGCTACTTTAGCTTTTTCGGAAACTGGTGCAAAGACCAATGCTAAAGTTCCGTATCTCTTGAAGGATATATTATTGATACTATCGCTAATATTTTTGACTTTTGAGTGGATGGTGTTTATGAATGAGAATAAGTCTTGA
- a CDS encoding AAA family ATPase gives MDLILQNIEYTMEVLNKIEGEITKVIIGQKDIIRKVLIAIFCGGNVLLEGLPGVGKTHLVKSIAKVLNLKFSRIQFTPDLMPSDIVGTNIISKDKDGFLNFTFQKGPIFANIILADEINRATPKTQSALLEAMQEKTVTVMGTTYKLDEPFFVLATQNPLEQEGTYPLPEAQQDRFMFKVDVPLPSFDEMIEIVNLTTESQMPEPNKIIEAQEIIQIGEIIRKVPIARPVLEYAARLVMSTQPHIDQNEIAKKYLRFGAGPRALQHIVLGAKANALFEGRPNVAFDDIKSLAKSVLCHRIGLNFEAISEGKKPADIVEEILQSLKEW, from the coding sequence ATGGATTTGATTTTACAGAATATTGAATATACAATGGAAGTTTTAAACAAAATAGAAGGTGAAATTACCAAAGTCATAATTGGGCAAAAAGATATTATCAGGAAGGTCTTAATTGCTATCTTCTGCGGTGGAAATGTTCTTTTAGAGGGTCTGCCAGGCGTGGGAAAGACTCATTTGGTAAAGTCAATTGCAAAAGTTTTAAACCTCAAGTTTTCCAGAATACAATTTACTCCTGATTTAATGCCATCAGACATTGTGGGTACAAATATAATTTCCAAAGACAAAGATGGTTTTTTAAATTTTACGTTTCAAAAAGGTCCGATATTTGCCAATATCATTCTTGCCGATGAGATAAACAGAGCAACACCAAAAACGCAATCGGCATTATTAGAAGCCATGCAAGAAAAAACCGTCACTGTTATGGGCACAACTTACAAGCTTGATGAGCCGTTTTTTGTGCTTGCAACGCAAAATCCTCTTGAACAGGAAGGGACATATCCACTTCCTGAAGCACAGCAGGATAGGTTCATGTTTAAAGTGGATGTTCCACTTCCCAGCTTTGATGAGATGATTGAAATTGTCAACCTGACAACTGAAAGTCAAATGCCAGAGCCAAATAAAATAATTGAGGCACAAGAGATAATTCAAATTGGTGAGATAATCAGAAAAGTACCGATTGCAAGGCCAGTTTTGGAGTATGCTGCAAGGCTTGTTATGAGTACACAGCCACATATAGATCAAAATGAGATTGCAAAAAAATACTTGAGGTTTGGAGCAGGTCCAAGGGCTTTGCAGCACATTGTCTTAGGTGCAAAGGCAAATGCACTCTTTGAAGGAAGGCCGAATGTTGCATTTGACGATATTAAAAGTTTGGCTAAAAGCGTTCTTTGCCACAGAATTGGACTTAACTTTGAGGCAATCTCAGAAGGTAAAAAACCTGCTGATATTGTTGAGGAGATTTTGCAAAGTCTTAAAGAATGGTAA
- the epsC gene encoding serine O-acetyltransferase EpsC produces MFRFFRMIKEEMDVIMEKDPACKSRLETLLYPSLWAIIYHRIAHWFYNRRMYFIARWISQRARHKTGIEIHPGAKIGRRVFIDHGMGVVIGETAEIGDDVLIYQGVTLGGTGKEKGKRHPTIGNNVLIGAGAKVLGPFKVGDNTKIGANAVVLREVEENSTVVGVPGRVVRKEKKEKPTVEEQLDQVRFPDPLAMQICRLEAKIEALEKKLVEYERRLKEYEALQHSDNDKRGV; encoded by the coding sequence ATGTTTAGATTTTTCAGGATGATCAAAGAAGAGATGGATGTTATCATGGAAAAGGACCCGGCTTGCAAGAGCAGGCTGGAAACTCTTTTGTATCCAAGCCTGTGGGCTATTATATACCACAGAATAGCTCACTGGTTTTACAACCGCAGGATGTACTTCATTGCAAGGTGGATTTCCCAGCGTGCAAGGCACAAAACTGGTATTGAGATACATCCCGGTGCCAAGATTGGTCGAAGGGTATTTATAGACCATGGCATGGGTGTTGTCATTGGTGAGACAGCTGAGATTGGCGACGATGTTCTGATTTACCAGGGCGTGACGTTGGGCGGCACAGGAAAAGAAAAAGGTAAGCGTCATCCAACAATTGGAAACAACGTCTTAATTGGTGCTGGTGCAAAGGTTTTAGGACCATTCAAAGTAGGGGACAATACAAAAATTGGTGCAAACGCAGTTGTTCTTCGCGAGGTTGAAGAGAACTCGACTGTAGTTGGTGTGCCAGGAAGAGTTGTCAGAAAGGAGAAAAAGGAAAAGCCAACTGTTGAAGAACAGCTTGACCAGGTAAGATTTCCCGACCCGCTTGCAATGCAGATTTGCAGGCTTGAGGCCAAGATAGAGGCTTTGGAGAAAAAACTTGTCGAGTACGAAAGGAGATTAAAAGAGTATGAAGCTTTACAACACTCTGACAATGACAAAAGAGGAGTTTGA
- a CDS encoding DUF58 domain-containing protein, which yields MVKKVISKSGDILMFGGLVDDKLLASISNLKFKFNISITSQFEGQQKAKGRGNSLEFSDHREYIPGDDFRKVNFKIYAATQRLYVKLFEQERQTTYNFFIDMSKSMDFGSSTKKGDMAKALVACLCYIALSQLDGVNIFLIKEDHILHSGHFKSKQSFAKIVKFLEDAQFEGLANFDNIKNVFIPRKSISFIFSDFLFEGAENVLKILLRKSSFVYCCQVLDKLEAFPQFDYSFCELIDSESNKKVNIEISDALIKQYKHELRNLQKLLKELVQKANGRFYEILTSDNLNKILFGMVGV from the coding sequence ATGGTAAAAAAGGTTATAAGCAAAAGTGGTGATATTTTAATGTTTGGCGGACTTGTTGATGACAAGCTTCTTGCAAGTATCAGCAATTTGAAGTTCAAATTTAATATAAGTATAACTTCGCAATTTGAAGGTCAGCAGAAAGCAAAAGGGCGTGGGAATTCCCTTGAGTTCAGTGACCATCGGGAATACATACCGGGTGATGACTTTAGAAAGGTGAATTTCAAGATATATGCAGCAACTCAAAGGCTTTATGTTAAACTTTTTGAGCAAGAAAGACAAACAACATATAATTTTTTTATTGATATGTCAAAATCAATGGACTTTGGTAGCAGCACAAAAAAGGGTGATATGGCAAAAGCGCTTGTTGCATGCCTTTGTTATATTGCTTTGTCGCAACTTGATGGTGTCAATATATTTTTGATCAAAGAGGACCATATTTTGCACTCAGGTCATTTTAAAAGCAAGCAAAGTTTTGCAAAGATTGTAAAGTTCTTGGAGGATGCACAATTTGAAGGTTTGGCAAATTTTGATAATATCAAAAATGTCTTTATTCCGCGAAAAAGTATTTCATTTATCTTTTCTGACTTTTTATTCGAAGGTGCAGAGAATGTTTTGAAAATTCTTTTGAGAAAGTCTTCGTTTGTATATTGCTGTCAGGTGTTAGACAAGCTTGAAGCATTTCCTCAGTTTGATTATTCTTTTTGCGAGCTTATTGATAGTGAAAGTAATAAAAAGGTCAATATTGAGATTTCTGATGCCTTAATAAAACAGTATAAGCATGAACTGAGAAATCTTCAAAAGCTATTGAAAGAGCTGGTTCAAAAAGCAAATGGAAGGTTTTATGAGATTTTGACATCAGATAATCTAAATAAAATCTTGTTTGGGATGGTTGGAGTATAA